CTGGTGTATGGTGGTGAGGTTCTGGAGTTGAATCTGTTCTGTGAGGAGCCTCTTGTTGTGGGTGAAGTTACAGTTAGTGTGGATGATGCTGAGGCTGAGGTTGAGAAGGTTCTGAAGCGTGCTAGGGCTGTTGAGGAGAGGTATGGTAGGAAGCCGACCCTAACCCTACTCTGCGCAGCAACCTGCAGAGCAGATGCTGCTGAGCGCTTGAAGGAGCTCTGCGAGAAGCACGGCATAAAGCTCATCTTAGGAAAAGAAATAGCTGAAGCACTAACACCATAACACTATGTAAGATAAACTATCTATGAGAGCGTTAAAAACGATGTTTGAAAGAATTCACACAGCAGACTAGATATATTAGATGGGACGTAATAGCGCCCTATTTGCGAGAAAGAAGAGAGAAAAATCGATATTCTCTCTTGAAACCATCATCTATAACCGCTAACCCTCTAGCTAGAGGTTTTGGGTTTGGCTCATATCTCATAGGAACAACATATTTAAGGGCCGAAGATGTTTGAAATTCGGCTATGAAGGTTGTGATGATCAATGACTGCGCTTATGTTGGCGAGACCATTCTAAAGTTTCTAGAGGGGGTTGAATGGCTTCACATTAAGAGGAGTAGAAGTATCTGGGACAAGACTTTTGGAGTCGCATATGGGATTTTAAGAGCAAAGGGCGATGTGTATCACGTTAACTACCTTCTGCAGGACTGCTACATCGCTTTGAAGCTTGGCAAGAGGCCTCTGATAGGGCACGCGCACGGTAGCGACCTAAGATCTGGGTTAAAACACCCACTTCTCAAGAGAATTGTCCAATATGATCTTAAGCGCTGTGATAGGGTGTTGGTCAGCACTCCGGACATACTTGGAATCGCGAAGATGTTTCGTGAGGACGCAGAATATCTTCCCAACCCGGTTGATACAAGACTCTTCTACCCTAAGCCGATGCTCGAGCGGGATGGTAGATTGAGGGTGCTGATAGCGAGCAGCTCAGACTGGAAGGTTAAGGGCACAGACGTGGCGATAAGAGCGTTAAGCGAGATCAAAGATGAAGTCGAGGTTTCGATAATCAGATACGGCAAAGATTTCGATAAAACTGTGGAGTTAGCAAGATCCCTCGGCTTGAACCTACACGTGCTTGAGAAAGTATCGCACGAAGAGATTAGAGAATACTACTGGAGCAACGACATAATCATAGACCGATTCAAACTAGGCTCTTTGGGGATGGTTTCGCTGGAAGCCATAGCGTGCGGCAGACCAGTAGTGACGTTCGTCTCATCAGAATACGCCGAATACAAAGACTTTCCTTTGAAAGACGTGGGTACAGAAGAAAAGATCGTGGAGGCTGTGGCTGGCTCAGACGCTAAACTTTGGGAGAAGGAATACAGATATCTTGAGCAGAATCATAAGCCAGAAGCTGTTGTTAAGAAGATCCTAAACATCTACAGCAGCCTCACGTATTAAGCGTCTTCTACTCCTCTTTCAAAGAAGGTGGAGCGACTAATGCGATTAAGAAGTTATTTGCTTATTAAAGTGCGTTCTAAAATTTTGAGAAGCTCAGTAAACTCCTCCTCACTAAGATCATCTAACTTTCTTTTCAAAACCCTACCCGACTTAACTTCATCTGGGTTTATATCTTGCGGCAACAGGTTTAAACGCTTTAAATCTTCAACAAATCTTCGGCGCACTTCGTCAGATGGATATTTATCTACCTCAATTGAGCCGAAATGAGCGTAAAGCCTTCCAGAAAAATAAACAGCTAGAACTTTTCCATCACTGCTTTTTAAGTAGAAGCCGGGGTCTCGTGAACGCGACTCAGCGAAGATTTTTTTTCCCGAGCGAATTCGAGGATTTGAGAAATCCTCTTTTTTAATATTTCTTCTGGGATGTCATCTATTTGCTCTTGTAAGAGTTCATGTGTCCAACTCTTCGGTTTCTCTGGATTAGGCTTCATGCTTTCAGGTATTAGTACTGTGCGCGCCAAGTATTCGTTCTCGCCGTCTCTGAAATAGCTGAAGGTTACAGCGTTTATGTCAATCTCATGTTTTGATAAATAGTTGAGTACTCTTTCAGTTTGGGCATCGAGTTCAGACGCAACTATCAACATTTTATGGGAACTGTTTAAGGATTCAGGAAGATCGTCCCTAAATTTCTCTTGAAACGCTTCTTCGAGGTCTGTTCCTTTTTTCTTAAAGTATTCGTCCGCAATCTCCAAAATTTTATCAGAGGGGAGATCGTCAACCCAAGAAGCATACTCAAGGATTTGGGCTAAGACATCGCGAGGCGCTCTATCTCTTTTTAACTCGATAATCACTACGTCGCCATCCCTATTAAGGCATAAAAGGTCGATCGACTTATTGAAATCCGTTTGAACTTCACGCCCAATAACCAATAAATCGTCTGAAATCAACGAAATATCTTCTTCCAGCCAATCATGTAACTTCTTTTCTTGCTCAACAGACCCTCTATCTAACACATCAAACCCTTTATCCGTGATTTTCCATAAACGGATTTGAGTTGACAATGCAACCGCCTAAAAAGCAACCTTAGAACCTAATAAATATTTGTGTTAAACTCGTTTCTTTAAGAGGAGTATTTGTTGAGTCAAGGATGAGGATGAGCTTCTAGAGGAAGCAGACGCTCAAACATTGCTGATGATTTGCTTGAGCCGCCTCGGCTACGTGCTCCGTCTTCACTCAACACGCTTAAGAGGAAGCCTTTGAAACCCTTAAGCGTGTAGAGGCGTGGTCTTTTGAAGGTTGGTTGCTACATAGGTGGTATCTACCCTAGGTCTGAGAAGCTTATCGAGGCTACTCGTAGGAGCCCGCCTAACTTGGCTGAGATCTTCCGCAGAGATAAGAAGAGAGCCATTGACCTACAGGTCAAAGCCGGTTTAACCTATGTTTCAGATCCGCTTTTAGATTGGAGCGACATGCTCAGACCGTATCTAGCGTTGAAGGGTGTTGAGCAAGGCGCGTTAAATAGAATATTTGAGCAGAACACATTCTACCGCATGCCCCTAGTTGTGGATAGGGTTGAGTGGGTCGAGCCGATAACCCTCAAGAACCTTTCACTAGACCTCCTACCTAACAGAAGGGAGTGGAAGGTTGACCTCCCAGACCCCTACACATTCGCCCAGCTCTCAGACAACCGATACTACAAGGATCACAGGGATCTAGTTTTAGACTTGGCTAAGGCTTTGGCGAAGGAGGCTGAAACCCTACAGCACCACTTCAAACTCATCCAGATCAACGCACCATCGATCTGCAGCATAAGGAGTAGAGATGAACTAGAGCTAGCGTATGAAGCGCTCAAAACCGTAACAAGGGGCATCTTGGCGAAGACCTACCTCCACCTATACTTCGGAGACCCAGCGCCGATCCTAAGCGATCTACTCGACTTCCCAGTCAGCGGGCTTGGATTAGACTTAGTGAACATAAAGATCCCAGAGGGTCTGAGATTCGGCAAGAT
The DNA window shown above is from Nitrososphaerota archaeon and carries:
- a CDS encoding DUF91 domain-containing protein; its protein translation is MSTQIRLWKITDKGFDVLDRGSVEQEKKLHDWLEEDISLISDDLLVIGREVQTDFNKSIDLLCLNRDGDVVIIELKRDRAPRDVLAQILEYASWVDDLPSDKILEIADEYFKKKGTDLEEAFQEKFRDDLPESLNSSHKMLIVASELDAQTERVLNYLSKHEIDINAVTFSYFRDGENEYLARTVLIPESMKPNPEKPKSWTHELLQEQIDDIPEEILKKRISQILEFAREKKSSLSRVHETPAST
- a CDS encoding glycosyltransferase family 4 protein is translated as MKVVMINDCAYVGETILKFLEGVEWLHIKRSRSIWDKTFGVAYGILRAKGDVYHVNYLLQDCYIALKLGKRPLIGHAHGSDLRSGLKHPLLKRIVQYDLKRCDRVLVSTPDILGIAKMFREDAEYLPNPVDTRLFYPKPMLERDGRLRVLIASSSDWKVKGTDVAIRALSEIKDEVEVSIIRYGKDFDKTVELARSLGLNLHVLEKVSHEEIREYYWSNDIIIDRFKLGSLGMVSLEAIACGRPVVTFVSSEYAEYKDFPLKDVGTEEKIVEAVAGSDAKLWEKEYRYLEQNHKPEAVVKKILNIYSSLTY